In Luteitalea sp. TBR-22, one genomic interval encodes:
- a CDS encoding acyltransferase, which translates to MNTPGDVPRFQAIVPGQALACDWFAGRIPANVVCGDNCVVDSSFCFKHFYSVEPAGLTLGRDVTLWRTSLATEEHGRISIGDGTYVANASIVCASQITIGARVLIAGGVTVVDADFHPLAPAARLADTIALSPRGDRARRPSLEARPVRIGDDVWIGWNATVLKGVTIGEGAVIEPGAVVTRDVPPGAAVAGNPATVVGP; encoded by the coding sequence ATGAACACGCCGGGCGACGTGCCGCGGTTCCAGGCGATCGTGCCCGGGCAGGCGCTCGCGTGCGACTGGTTCGCGGGTCGCATTCCCGCCAATGTCGTCTGCGGTGACAACTGCGTCGTGGATTCTTCGTTCTGCTTCAAGCACTTCTACTCGGTCGAGCCAGCCGGACTGACGCTCGGGCGCGACGTGACGCTGTGGCGGACGTCACTGGCCACCGAGGAGCACGGGCGGATCTCGATCGGTGACGGCACCTACGTCGCCAACGCCTCGATCGTGTGCGCCTCGCAGATCACCATCGGCGCACGCGTGCTGATCGCCGGCGGCGTCACCGTCGTCGACGCCGACTTCCACCCGCTCGCACCGGCGGCGCGGCTCGCCGACACGATCGCGCTCAGCCCGCGTGGGGACCGGGCGCGTCGGCCGTCCCTCGAGGCTCGCCCCGTGCGCATCGGCGACGACGTTTGGATCGGCTGGAATGCGACGGTGCTGAAGGGCGTGACGATCGGCGAGGGCGCCGTGATCGAGCCGGGCGCCGTGGTCACGCGCGATGTGCCACCCGGGGCGGCCGTGGCCGGAAACCCGGCGACGGTGGTCGGACCATGA